From a single Miscanthus floridulus cultivar M001 chromosome 8, ASM1932011v1, whole genome shotgun sequence genomic region:
- the LOC136477042 gene encoding uncharacterized protein: protein MAGHQRSTSWPSMAHPNKTEMQEALQSIVSLISTPAAATSTIEVVCDGLRRLGDVYSHIDEAICLHSNHNQLVHGKKGLEEEMERSLQVLDLCNTLQESFGDLKMTVQELQMVLNRGDLPVAQIKAQSYARLVKKAKHQLKKAASSKSSTSSSSSSHEDAWLVSLLTTARGITVSALRSAVELLAKQMATCGVSKWSLITKSMQKRRVSCEEVQLQALELGIVGLESSLEKLFRSLIQTRVSLLNTLSL, encoded by the coding sequence ATGGCCGGACATCAACGATCCACAAGCTGGCCATCCATGGCTCATCCCAACAAGACCGAGATGCAAGAAGCTCTGCAAAGCATAGTCTCTCTCATTTCTACGCCTGCGGCGGCTACCAGTACCATCGAAGTGGTGTGCGACGGTCTGAGGAGGCTTGGAGACGTGTACAGCCACATCGACGAGGCCATATGCCTGCATAGCAACCACAACCAGCTGGTGCACGGGAAGAAGGGGCTGGAGGAAGAAATGGAGAGGTCGCTGCAGGTGCTGGACCTCTGCAACACCCTGCAAGAAAGCTTCGGTGACCTGAAGATGACCGTCCAGGAGCTGCAGATGGTTCTCAACAGAGGGGACCTCCCGGTAGCTCAGATCAAGGCTCAGTCCTACGCCCGGCTGGTGAAGAAGGCCAAGCACCAGCTGAAGAAAGCTGCCAGCAGCAAGTCTTCtacctcgtcgtcctcctcgtcccATGAGGATGCGTGGTTGGTCAGTTTGTTGACCACGGCGAGAGGAATCACTGTCTCGGCGCTGAGATCTGCAGTGGAGCTCCTGGCGAAGCAAATGGCGACCTGTGGCGTGAGCAAGTGGTCGCTGATCACCAAATCGATGCAGAAGAGGAGAGTTTCGTGCGAGGAGGTGCAGTTGCAGGCACTGGAGTTGGGGATTGTCGGCCTAGAGAGCTCACTTGAGAAACTTTTCAGAAGTCTGATCCAGACCAGGGTCTCTCTTCTCAACACTCTCAGCTTGTAG
- the LOC136473013 gene encoding cation/H(+) antiporter 15-like, translated as MARSFNICPQIDPLVTTRVPGVALDMLFLVIIQALAVIFLAKFIHLFLRRYNQPSAVSQILAGVAVGGMGLRNAILHVDVDDVEDMYGGYICAARVVYMFLVGLDLDLAALRNATRRCVALAYATVAASLLVAAIVSTGMYGSMMHSPVKTPELLAATLMLAITNTSSITVARVADELNLTVTENGRLLVAAAIITNLICVVGDAVLSSTALAKEKSQDLYHSSPQIKKGFLALAVAGVAVWQVRPIVTRINQRNVGQHHVRTRHLVAILFGIWFISNIQQLLGFDGMPTSLALGMAFPREGPAARSVADALVPPVNGFVLPFYFATIGMRLDYNSMSGAIIVPGLLLTLLGLVAKAIGAASASTYLNIPISDALRYSVLLNVKGHVDTMNMKFAKSEGVWAEQALYAMIIGNLISTVIAGPAAAAVLRREKEEYRTRHQAMESLGAEQELRMLVCAHSAHAAPGVLSLVELLVITPQEQPAVPVLHFFEPPRDRSARTPYHQQVRGDEAAEGKGGPDPVTQMNMVVDVFSKTTGIFFRQIDVVSLGASRDAAVACRGAEEAHAGLLLLPCYKEQRFDGKMACRLEERWKLNHDVLERAPCTVGLLVDRPYRCSGTSFQTPIGIAPETGRTLVHPCSDRTVTHVIAAVFLGGPDDREAVSFACRLAEHPAIGLTVFRFVKRSTYDTVTSSTSRAAAAEEAGGDKLDVPFQEGDVDERFLWRFYENYASRELAMYVEKVVESPTDVVETLEGMAGMFSLVVLGRGGRQPVELMAGLERWSEGGSEIGPVGEILASNESLEMGSVLVMQQHTVAIPPPCQ; from the exons ATGGCTAGATCTTTCAACATTTGCCCGCAGATCGACCCCTTGGTGACCACGCGCGTCCCCGGCGTCGCCCTCGACATGCTGTTCCTCGTTATCATCCAAGCGCTCGCCGTCATCTTCCTCGCCAAGTTCATCCACCTCTTCCTCCGACGCTACAACCAGCCCAGCGCAGTCTCTCAGATCCTC GCCGGCGTTGCTGTGGGCGGCATGGGCCTGCGCAACGCCATCCTGCACGTGGACGTGGACGACGTCGAGGACATGTACGGCGGCTACATCTGCGCGGCGCGCGTCGTGTACATGTTCCTCGTCGGCCTCGACCTGGACCTCGCCGCACTGCGGAACGCCACGCGCCGGTGCGTCGCCCTAGCCTACGCGACCGTGGCCGCCAGCCTGCTCGTGGCCGCCATCGTGTCCACGGGGATGTACGGCAGCATGATGCACTCCCCTGTGAAGACGCCCGAGCTGCTCGCCGCCACCCTCATGCTCGCGATCACCAACACCTCGTCCATCACCGTCGCGCGCGTCGCCGATGAGCTCAACCTCACGGTGACGGAGAACGGGCGGCTCCTCGTCGCCGCGGCCATCATCACGAACCTCATCTGCGTCGTCGGCGACGCCGTCCTGTCGTCCACGGCGCTGGCCAAGGAGAAGAGCCAGGACCTGTACCACTCCTCGCCCCAGATCAAGAAGGGCTTCCTGGCGCTCGCCGTGGCAGGCGTCGCCGTGTGGCAGGTGCGCCCCATCGTGACGCGCATCAACCAGCGTAACGTCGGACAGCACCACGTCAGGACCCGCCACCTGGTGGCCATACTCTTCGGCATCTGGTTCATCAGCAACATCCAGCAGCTGCTGGGGTTCGACGGGATGCCGACCAGCCTCGCGCTGGGGATGGCGTTCCCGAGGGAAGGCCCCGCCGCGCGGTCCGTCGCCGACGCGCTTGTGCCCCCCGTCAACGGCTTTGTCCTGCCTTTCTACTTCGCCACCATCGGGATGAGGCTCGACTACAACTCCATGTCCGGCGCCATCATCGTGCCCGGCCTGCTCCTGACGCTGCTCGGCCTGGTGGCCAAGGCCATCGGCGCCGCGTCCGCATCCACGTACCTCAACATCCCAATCTCCGACGCGCTCCGCTACAGCGTCCTGCTCAACGTCAAGGGACACGTTGACACCATGAACATGAAGTTCGCCAAATCGGAAGGG GTGTGGGCGGAGCAGGCGCTGTACGCGATGATCATCGGCAACCTGATCAGCACCGTCATCGCCGGGCCAGCCGCCGCCGCGGTTCTGCGCAGGGAAAAGGAGGAGTACAGGACCAGGCACCAGGCCATGGAATCGCTGGGCGCAGAGCAGGAGCTGCGCATGCTCGTCTGCGCCCACAGCGCGCACGCCGCGCCCGGCGTCCTAAGCCTGGTGGAGCTCCTGGTGATCACGCCCCAGGAGCAGCCGGCCGTCCCAGTCCTCCATTTCTTCGAGCCCCCCCGCGACCGATCCGCCCGGACGCCGTACCACCAGCAGGTGCGGGGCGACGAAGCCGCCGAGGGGAAAGGCGGCCCCGATCCCGTGACGCAGATGAACATGGTGGTCGACGTGTTCTCCAAGACGACGGGCATCTTCTTCCGCCAGATCGACGTGGTGAGCCTCGGCGCGTCTCGGGACGCGGCCGTCGCGTGCCGCGGCGCGGAGGAAGCGCACGCCGGTCTGCTGCTCCTCCCCTGCTACAAGGAGCAGCGGTTCGACGGCAAGATGGCGTGCCGCCTCGAGGAGCGGTGGAAGCTGAACCACGACGTGCTGGAGCGGGCGCCCTGCACCGTGGGGCTCCTCGTTGACCGCCCGTACCGGTGCAGCGGCACCAGCTTCCAGACGCCCATCGGCATCGCCCCGGAGACCGGGAGGACACTGGTGCACCCGTGCAGCGACCGGACGGTGACGCACGTGATCGCGGCCGTGTTCCTGGGCGGGCCCGACGACCGCGAGGCGGTGTCGTTCGCGTGCCGGCTCGCGGAGCACCCGGCCATCGGGCTGACGGTGTTCCGGTTCGTGAAGCGCAGCACGTACGACACCGTGACGTCCTCCacctcccgcgccgccgccgcggaggagGCCGGCGGCGACAAGCTGGACGTGCCGTTCCAGGAGGGCGACGTGGACGAGCGGTTCCTGTGGCGGTTCTACGAGAACTACGCGTCGCGGGAGCTGGCCATGTACGTGGAGAAGGTGGTGGAGAGCCCAACGGacgtggtggagacgctggaagGGATGGCCGGGATGTTCTCGCTGGTGGTGCTGGGGCGGGGCGGGCGGCAGCCGGTGGAGCTCATGGCCGGGCTGGAGCGGTGGTCGGAGGGCGGCAGCGAGATAGGGCCCGTGGGAGAGATCCTGGCGTCCAACGAGTCGCTGGAGATGGGCTCCGTGCTCGTCATGCAGCAGCACACGGTGGCGATCCCGCCGCCATGCCAATGA
- the LOC136469609 gene encoding auxin-responsive protein SAUR36-like — translation MISSKKLAQLSKKMQGMGAVGRRRVTAVRKEINPSCSSIVAGKGNCIVYSSDGKRFEIPLSYLHTAVFVELLKLSQEEFGFTSDGRITLPCDTAVMEYVMCLLRREASEDVEKALLSSIVMPCHHTRRMVQPPNGVNQQFAVCSS, via the coding sequence ATGATCAGCTCCAAGAAGCTAGCTCAGTTGTCCAAGAAGATGCAGGGAATGGGTGCAGTTGGGAGAAGAAGGGTCACAGCAGTGAGAAAGGAAATCAACCCATCTTGCAGCAGCATAGTTGCAGGAAAGGGCAACTGCATCGTCTACTCTTCTGATGGGAAGCGGTTTGAGATCCCCCTTTCTTACCTCCACACGGCAGTCTTTGTAGAGCTCCTGAAGCTGTCACAGGAAGAGTTTGGGTTCACAAGTGATGGGAGGATCACACTGCCTTGCGATACAGCAGTGATGGAGTATGTGATGTGTTTGCTAAGGAGAGAAGCCTCTGAAGATGTTGAGAAGGCGCTCCTCAGTTCCATAGTGATGCCTTGCCACCACACAAGAAGGATGGTGCAACCACCCAATGGAGTGAACCAGCAATTTGCTGTGTGCAGCtcctga